ACAACTTGTACATACCGTAATTCTATCTCTGTCATGTTTATTTTAACTTGAAGAaggttatttcttttttactcTTGTCATTTTCAATAATCccatgaaaatttaaagaaaaagtttttaaatgcaCACCCTATAACTGAATATGTAAAATTTACATGaagtgaaaaaataataaattaatatgacCGTGATGACTCCTAGAATTTCCATACTCagttaaaaccaaataaattaaaatactgtTACCTGCAGAAAAAATGTATTGTCCTTATTAACAAGAGCTCTAAGGTCAGCTCTCATTGGAGGGTCCACCTCTGATGTATGAAGAGACTtattcaaatcaatatcttgACCTTCAGCCTGACTAGGGGTTATTCTCTTGTACAACAATATATATGGTGTATCCTTCGTGAATCTCTGTGTAACATTACTAAACGAATTAAAATGAGCATGGGATACAGAACTATCGTTGAAGAGGTACCACTTATTTTGCAAGAAGTCTATTTCATCTTCGTCTTTGCAATCTTGAACTTTATCACAGTAAGCTTCAGGATTTGTAAACAATGAATGTCTTGCATAGCAATAATAATGGCCACTTTCAGACGACACTCCAGAATGAATGATAACACCAAACAGACTATAAATTTCACCCTTGGAATTGgaagtatttgtatttataccACATTCTTCAATTTTATTGGTTATCATAGTTCTGACCGATTTTCGTCTGTCGGTTGTTTTTTCTGAAGTTTCAGCACTATCACAGTCACTTGGAAGCACTAAAGTTCTGGGGTATTTTACATCACGGAAAATTTTAGTACGTTTATGCCTTTTGGCATCGTAGGAAAACCGAAGTAGTGTGAAGATAAGAGTGTCAGGCacttgttttaatttgatactTCTCTCTGCATCCTGTAGTTCACCACACTTTTCACAGAAATATTTATTATCGCCTGTCATTTTCTCAGgcttgaaataaaattgcacTAAATCGTTCAAATGTAACTTTTTAGAAGCTGTGGTATCACTTTGTTTTTTATCTTCATCATTGACTTTAGACGAGTCACCACTTTTATTACGTTTACTGTCACCCCCCACCAATGATTTTTCACATGTCCCATATTCAGGGAAGGCAAGAGGAAGATCGGTAAATAATTCAGTTCTTGAAGATTCAGTCTTACAAGTGAGGCAGGTATAAGTAGTTTTAACTTGCCCGCCAAAACAATCTTCAATTACAGAATTTGCCTCTGTAGTTTCAGAGGCTTCTTCTGTAGTTGCCTGGCCTTGTTTTCCTTTAATACtcaattttttcttctttacggcagttttttcttcttcatgaATTTGATCCAATAGGTATTTTAAGAACTCTGAACAGTCTTGTTGGTGGCCTGCTGTAAACCATGGCGGTCTTGAAGCAGCCAGAAAATTAATTGGGGCATAGGCTGGCCTCTGTTAACatggaaaagaaaaatattgtaatgatttaatattatcaaaatatttgaaacttttaaacaatCATTTCTACATTACACTCTACAAAActtctttaatgtttttaaacattctGTTTGAGAGCAAATGCAAAGCAATTtccaaaataattaatatttccaaGTGGAATAACTCTTTGCAAATATTTGATTggcagtcatttttttttaattggtcttagacattgttgatataaaactacgatataattttgataaaaatctgGCAAAATAGTACACGAGAGCGTTTATGCGCATTTACAATGCAATTTTCCagataatcaatattttcaagggaaataactcttttcAAATATTGTTGATAATCAACTGAACAAACCTGTGTATAACTAAGAAATGCAAACAGTTGTTGTAACTTTGTTGACAAGTTTTTATCTCCCATGGATGACAGTGAAAATATGCTTCTCctaaatctaaaaaataaaatttatcatattgTATCAAGAGGTGAACATTTCTACTTTTACACAGTTAAACTATTAGCATAATAAGatgaacaagtgaaactgcgagctactgctcactgatgatacccccgtcgcaagtggataatattaatagtgtaaaaatatgcaagtgttcggtaaacaggaagttgtcgagtgatgaatctgaaaacgcatcacacagtatagctgacttatataaatcctgaaaccaaatttcagaaatccttgtattgtagttcctgagaaaaatatgacaaaaattttcaacttggctatcatgtgtaaaatcatacaagtgtttggtaaaccggaagttgtcaagtgatctgaaaacgcatcacacggtatagctgacttagataaaccctaaaaccaaatttcagaaatccttgtattgtagttcctgaaaaaaatgcgacgaaaaatattcatgggatggacagactgactgacggaaggacagacagaggtaaaacagtatacccaccccccccccccccccccccccttttttaaagcagggGTATAATTATGTCTGTGTATACTGGTGTAGTCCGTTTTCTTTTGTCTATGATTTCTAaatgtctctttggtatcttcaaactatttttttgtataagaaTGAGAAGAAAACATATTAAGATGGTCATTAAATCATTACTTTGCAGTGATACAACTCAAGAAAATACCACATGATATGTAAGAGTGAAGCCATTAAATTTACAATCACTCTCTGTGAAAAATCCCCACCAAaagtaatttcaaatttaattattttgtcatgcttgtaaaaactagaaaaaaatcagtttatcCATTAAATCCCATTGAAACCAAACATAggcatatatatatctatactattaaacaagaagacctcattttgggtgtcgcttctcttctttccacaataaattaatcaacacgcctctgtgtcctataggtacagtgcatagtgccatttgtcatccattcatatgagtattcagattgagttatttttggagaaaaacgagaaaaaaggcatTCGGATATTGTCttgtcattggacgaaattttaagtcagattggACTTCCGGTTTGCGCTTTTCTTtgtactttgaacatacatatacaaagaataaattgtattttcagaattctatctgctatcattttcaagttaactatccatggcagtcacagagtttaataaatagagagggtctgtatactttatcaatgaccactatggatcgattagtaaacttagaattgaaagtaaattcactatatttatatatagtaatgaatgttcataatatacatataatataaagcgctaaaaatattcatgtgaacttttgataccttttcggaaattctccagtcattaaatcttttacaaaattcattgattacaaaaaaaaagaagatgtggtatgattgccatgttgagacaactctccacaagagaccaatatgacacagatattaacaactgtaggttaccgtacgaccttcaacaaagagcaaagcccatacggcatactcagctttaaaaggccctgaaCTGActatgtaaaaccattcaaaccagaaaactagcggccttatttatgtacaaaaaaaagaacgaaaaacacatatgtaacacataaacaaacaacaaccactgaattacaggctccttacttgaatgttcataacatactaaatgtatgttcatattgaaattgatagaaaaccaaaaaataggaatattggaaataaaggaggagggataaaaaaaaaaagcattttcctgtccccaataacctatgactaaagatacttttgctgaaattctccagtcattcaatattttacaaaactcttccaacaacacttcacgtactttaaactacgctctgaTTGCCCGCGAtttcacgggtgtgttctagtatatgtAGAAACAACATTGTCAGTTTATCAAGATTCAATTTGTATATGTATTCTCTCTATTTTACTGATCTGAACAATGATATCTTACCCATCAGCCATAAATAAGGCTTGTACAATGCTGTTCATAAAACATGTGTTGCCAAGGTTATGTAACCCTGTTTTTCCTGTCTCTGACCTCTGTGTGACCTTGacaacataatttttatttccaGCTTTCTGGTTGGTCCATCTTGTTTCTGCTAACTTCTTTTGGATTTCTTCTGGATCTGGTTGTGGAAAGTCCTGTAATCAAACAAGTCACATTATTGAATAACATCCAATttactgtacatgtatacatacaaaACTTCATCTGACGCTTCATTGTAATGCAATTGACCGGTTtgcatttattttgattaatgaTATGGTAATatcatggaaataaaaaaatgtttaaaatgcaCTAATTTCATTTGAGcacttttttttctccatttaaCCACTTTTTGTCATTAAATCACTTTTTTCATAAAAGCACTTGCTAAGATAAATATGTCATTCTTTAGAAAAACTAACTGTAAAATCAGTACATGCAGTAAGGGTTGTTCTATATTGAATCGTACGAGGTCAAGGGAGACATTTTTAAGATtgcaaaaatcaattaaatataatttttcaaaggcaacagtagtagcTTTGGTtgagatacagactttagaaagtttattttttttaataagaactTGCTAGAATTCAAGATAATCTAGTAGAACAGTATTTTTTAGTCCAAAAAACATAGGTTCCCTTTTTTCCTAATGTAAAATGTACTTAACTCCCTTGCCTATCAATTTTCTCTTAAAAACATGTGTCTAATCACAGAATAGAAAAGACTTTCAAGTACCATTTAggaattgaaaatatatatgtaacacagagTGCATGAAGTGTCTAGTATTAACAAAATTCTGCGACAATCAGACATACATTAACCAATTAGAATGAGCCATATattcttaattctgaataccattTGTAATATCTAATTGTGGATTCTAATCTTTATGGTAttaaataatttctaaaattagGCAGTTTATGGTGGACTAGATGCACAAACATATGTACCGACCTCAAAACGTTCTCTCATAACTTTctgaattttcaatatttttaatcagAGGTGACCCTAGTCTaaaaatggaatattttttGCCCTGGTTTTTCAATTAATCCATTACTTCTAATGTtagaatctatatttacatTACATGATATCTAGATCTTACCTTAATAATTTCCATAACTGGGTCATAAAGATCAGGGTAACCAGCATGATGGTACATACAGCAATGAATAAGGTAAGCCAATCTAACAGCACAATCTTGACTGGGTGCTGAAGTTTCTGTAGTCAAAATTGACATAACTCTTGGAATCTTgggtaaaatctgaaattattaCCAAaggcattttattttaaaagttagttCATTATCTGAAAGAAATTTCTATGATAATTAATATCTAAAATAGacatttattattcttttaacCCAAtctatataaacttttttttaattttttggtataTGTAAAGAAACTAGATATTATAATTCATGATGGCCCATTAAACAGTTCAAGTCTAGTTTTGATTGACAAGACAAATATTGCCAGTTTTCTTATGGAAGGATATGATAAAGCCAAGGTTGCTTATAAATAGTAGCCTTGTACACAATTAATCAGAACAAATCTTTTAAACGTGTATAAATCtcttaattattttacaatcattcattttatattgtttgaaaactttttcagattgtttaaggtggtacatgtacattacactacagggaaataactctgtaaaaaacagctgatttttttaatcacgTTTTATTGTAAACGAAATATTAAGTTTTATGGTAAacgaaatattaagcttctcaatagtcaaaattagtgtttgacAAACTGCTATATGTATCCAATGAAATTTTTCCTATAAGGCGTGAGGTTcgtgttttaatatttgaaatttttatatttttgtcaaagggtcaaaacttatattttgtcaaaatttttaaaaaatcaagcaagccaaataaattttaatcaaggTGTTAGGTACCCCTTAATTCTTATATCCGTTGGCATTGTCATGAATAGTGTCCAAACTTACCTTATGGAATGGCTCTGGTGAGTGTTGGAAACTCAGTAACATATGGGTTAATACATTTAAAGCACCTTTCCTTACTTGTGACAACTCTACTGCTTTGAATAcctaaaatgattattttttatgaatttttacaaaattattgtcaattaaaaaaaaaatctgttgttttttattacaATGAACATGTATTGCAAAAAACTTGCCATGCACAAATTATGAATTTCAATAGTATGCTGCATTTCATGAAATTACTGTTTTTAATCTTGCATTGTTTTCAATTGTTGAAAAAGATCCCAATAATAAATGTATGCAAACAAAATTTGGAATTCaaatctatatatacatgtacaacatgtacaacatgaacatacatgtataacccCTGGAACAGATCCGACCCTACTCCTGGTTCCGTCACTGTTCCACCCTGAATGAGAAATAGTTTTTGGTTTTGCCCTTAGATTCCAGTGCTTTAACATGTTAATAATAACTGAGAAGCAGCAAATATAGATATTTAAGTCTTTTATATTGCTATATTTAGGATAAAACCACATTCACACACTTGTTCATGTTGTGGCAGTAGTGTCACTTGCCACAAGACTACAAAGACAAattttctgaaaacaaaaaaaatcatagtaaTGTCAAATAGGCCAGAAGCAAAGTTGTCtcagttatttattttactttggatttgtttattttcctcTGTTCAAATTTATGAATTGCTTACCTGTTCTATTTTAGACTCGGTGACAGATATCAAAACAGTGAATCTCTTTTCTGCTGCAAGACTCTGTAGGAATCCAATAATCCAAACACTGACATTAACAGCTGTTGGCCACTGGATCCAACCTATGATTCTATTTAATGCCCTTGTCATACTGTCATCATCTATATTACTTTCAAACACAGCATATTTAACAACTATATCAATCATTTCTTTTGGAATATGCTGAACAATCGCTCCAAGACAGAAAGTCATTTCTATGCTTTCGTCAGAAATCAGAGTGAACACAGCTTTTAACGATTCCAAAATGAATCTAGAATCTGCTTGGTTCCATAACGCGTTgatgaacttgaaaattaattCAGAACCCTGAATATATTCTAAGACCCTTCCATCTGGATGACCTACTAATGCCACTCCGTTTATCAATGCTAcacaaaattttgaggtgaaatcACCTTTCGGTATGCATTCTTTAAAAGTTCTTAACAAACTAATGAAGTTCACTATAGAAGCCATTGAAGGATGTTGCTGTACATAATTAATTGCCATGGCTTCTACAACTTTCAGGTGACTATAAAATACAGGCGATCGTTGAAGAAGATGTAAACATTCTTTGACAAGGATCGGTATGTTGCAGTCTCTGcgacattttttcaaaagtaaacCAACTAAATAATCTCTGTCGTAAAATTGTTCAAAAGTTGATAAATTGTGTTTAGCCCAAGATTTCAAAATAGTCAAGCCTTCATTTGATGCAAGCTCATTATCAATTTCCAGGTACCAGTTTATAGTCAGTTCAAATacagattttattgtttttattgccTGTGGTTGTGCCCCTTTATCTGCTATTTTATGCAGTAACTGCTTCTTCAGTTGATCCGGATGGTTGGAGGACAATATCCCATTCAATAAAGCATCCATGTTGTTTACATGCAGCTGTTACTTTTCTTGCAAATGAAAATTACTGAAAgagaaattaaaagtttattttcaattatgtatAACACTATTAATATtgtcatcataaaaaaaaatccatatttttcatttttgggccttttatagctaaccaTCATAACCATATGGGTttctttcattgttgaaggccctacaaattcatttaattgcttacatccactttatATGAACTTTGCTTGGATTCATGttattaagtattttttttaaattttattttgatattttcttcttGACCACATTCATGACATTACATTGCAgctcacttgcaaagatgatATTTAAAAACTCTGCGTTCATGTACAGGTCAGATGTAGATCTTTTTCAAAGTATAATATTTAGGTTGAGAAAAGTGTCATTCATTGTCATTGTttagtggttgtcttttgttgatgtgcAAAAAAATGATGTGGTTCAAAAGTGATTTTGGACATGTTggatttgtttatatagattagaccattgtttttttctgtttgaattgtttcacatagtcatttttgggccctttatagcttgctactCTGTGTAACCCAAAggtctgtgttgaaggccatactttgacccatacttttttacttttttctatgttatgaGCTGTCTgacattggcactcataccacattttcttctttatattaacaatgtttaagatatttaaaatgcattttatagcATATAAGACAATGATGATTAAAAACCGAATAAAATATCATACTAACTTTCATACAAATAGCGGATAGAagttacatttgtatatatttaattaaaccTCATGatcaattttcatatattttaaatgataacagTCTTTAAGGATAGGTTTCTGCCTTCTTGAaactactttttttatattaatgtcaCATTTGGTCTATGATCATGGGAATAACCAATGACAAAAGACAAAGGATGCTTACTGTTCGTTGTGTTAAAAAGATGACGCATGTTCAAATTGTAGATAACCATGGTAAATGCTACACAGTATTATTCTTAatccaacaatttttttttatctcatttcaAGTCGTACTTCAGGCATGACCATGATGACAGGTGTTATCAGAttaatatattacattttgtaattatatactgtggatttattattattccttgcatttggataccaattttcatggctttcgtgggtacaggtgcaccacgaaattaaaattcaacaactaacaatttttctataggcttgtatgcagactttgttaaaaccacgaaattaagaATCCACGATCATGCAATTTTTCCTTCATCCACGAAAATCGGTACCCAcgaatataaacatgataaatgaatctacagtacaaaatttttgttttacattgtcatttcagggcctttatagctgactatgcagtatgggcttggctcattgttgaaggccatacagtgacatatagttgttaatttctc
This Mytilus trossulus isolate FHL-02 chromosome 14, PNRI_Mtr1.1.1.hap1, whole genome shotgun sequence DNA region includes the following protein-coding sequences:
- the LOC134695708 gene encoding ubiquitin carboxyl-terminal hydrolase 35-like → MDALLNGILSSNHPDQLKKQLLHKIADKGAQPQAIKTIKSVFELTINWYLEIDNELASNEGLTILKSWAKHNLSTFEQFYDRDYLVGLLLKKCRRDCNIPILVKECLHLLQRSPVFYSHLKVVEAMAINYVQQHPSMASIVNFISLLRTFKECIPKGDFTSKFCVALINGVALVGHPDGRVLEYIQGSELIFKFINALWNQADSRFILESLKAVFTLISDESIEMTFCLGAIVQHIPKEMIDIVVKYAVFESNIDDDSMTRALNRIIGWIQWPTAVNVSVWIIGFLQSLAAEKRFTVLISVTESKIEQVFKAVELSQVRKGALNVLTHMLLSFQHSPEPFHKILPKIPRVMSILTTETSAPSQDCAVRLAYLIHCCMYHHAGYPDLYDPVMEIIKDFPQPDPEEIQKKLAETRWTNQKAGNKNYVVKVTQRSETGKTGLHNLGNTCFMNSIVQALFMADGFRRSIFSLSSMGDKNLSTKLQQLFAFLSYTQRPAYAPINFLAASRPPWFTAGHQQDCSEFLKYLLDQIHEEEKTAVKKKKLSIKGKQGQATTEEASETTEANSVIEDCFGGQVKTTYTCLTCKTESSRTELFTDLPLAFPEYGTCEKSLVGGDSKRNKSGDSSKVNDEDKKQSDTTASKKLHLNDLVQFYFKPEKMTGDNKYFCEKCGELQDAERSIKLKQVPDTLIFTLLRFSYDAKRHKRTKIFRDVKYPRTLVLPSDCDSAETSEKTTDRRKSVRTMITNKIEECGINTNTSNSKGEIYSLFGVIIHSGVSSESGHYYCYARHSLFTNPEAYCDKVQDCKDEDEIDFLQNKWYLFNDSSVSHAHFNSFSNVTQRFTKDTPYILLYKRITPSQAEGQDIDLNKSLHTSEVDPPMRADLRALVNKDNTFFLQEQETAAKTKSTKKQDAANTSSWFNWNNDDDNGPPGSCGGGDGGSGFGGLNGANRFIF